The Thermodesulfobacteriota bacterium nucleotide sequence TTCCCGAAATGAAGAAACGCATCCTGGCATCCGTTCTCGGGCTGGCGTTCGTTCTCGCCGCGCTGGCCGCCGTCAAGATCCTCCAGATCCGGGCAATGGTGGAGCAGGGGAAAAAGATGGTCCCTCCCCCGGAGACGGTGACCGTCGCCGCGGCGGCGGAGGAATCCTGGGAGGTCTCGCTCTCGGCGGTGGGATCGCTTGTCGCGGTGCAGGGGGTCACGGTGGCCGCCGAGACCGCCGGGAAGGTCGTGGAGATCGCGTTCGAATCGGGAGGCAGGGCGAAAAAGGGAGACCTGCTGGTGCGGCAGGATACCAGCGTGGAGGAGGCGCAGCTTCCCGGCGCCGAGGCGCAGGAGAAGAAGACGCTGTCCGACCTCGCGCGCGACATCGAGATGCTGGAGCGCAACATCATCTCGCGGGCGGACTACGATGCCGCGGAGGCGGCCCACCGGCAGGCGGTGGCCCAGGCGAACTCCCTCCGCGCGACCATCGCGAAGAAGGCGATCCGCGCGCCCTTCGCCGGCCGTATCGGCATCCGTCAGGCGAACCTCGGCCAGTTCCTGAGGGAGGGCGACCCGGTCGTCACGCTGCAGACTCTCGATCCCATTTACGTCGACTTCGCCCTTCCCCAGCAGGAGCTGGGCCGGCTGCGCGCCGGCCTCCCGGTCCGGGTCTCCAGCGACGCGCTTCCGGGCCGGGAGATTTCCGGCCGCATCACGACGGTCAACCCGCTGGTGGACGCGGAAACGCGCAACGTTCGGGTGCAGGCGACGCTGGAGAACCCGGGGGAGGCGCTGCGGCCGGGGATGTACGTGACGGCCCGGGTGGTCCTTCCCGCCCGGGAGAAGGTCGTGGTGCTTCCGGCCACTTCCGTCCTCCATGCGCCTTACGGCGACTCGGTCTTCGTCGTCGAGGATGCCGGGGACGGGAAGGGCGGAAAGGCGGCCCGCCAGCTCTTCGTGCGGCTCGGCGAGAAGCGGGGCGACTTCGTAGCCGTCACGGAGGGGTTGAAGAAAGGGGAAGCCGTCGTCAGCACCGGAGTGTTCAAGCTGCGCAACGGCCAGGCGGTGACGGTCGACAACCGCCTCGCCCCCAGATTCCGGATCGCTCCCCGGCCGCCGGACGGGTGACCGATGAAGTTCACCGACCTGTTCATCCGCCGCCCAGTCCTGGCGATCGTGGTCAACCTGCTGATCGTCATCGCCGGGATCCAGGCCATGCGGACGGTGAACGTCCGCCAGTACCCCCGCAGCGAGAACGCGACGGTGACCGTGACCACGGTGTACGTCGGGGCGAGC carries:
- a CDS encoding efflux RND transporter periplasmic adaptor subunit codes for the protein MKKRILASVLGLAFVLAALAAVKILQIRAMVEQGKKMVPPPETVTVAAAAEESWEVSLSAVGSLVAVQGVTVAAETAGKVVEIAFESGGRAKKGDLLVRQDTSVEEAQLPGAEAQEKKTLSDLARDIEMLERNIISRADYDAAEAAHRQAVAQANSLRATIAKKAIRAPFAGRIGIRQANLGQFLREGDPVVTLQTLDPIYVDFALPQQELGRLRAGLPVRVSSDALPGREISGRITTVNPLVDAETRNVRVQATLENPGEALRPGMYVTARVVLPAREKVVVLPATSVLHAPYGDSVFVVEDAGDGKGGKAARQLFVRLGEKRGDFVAVTEGLKKGEAVVSTGVFKLRNGQAVTVDNRLAPRFRIAPRPPDG